A genomic stretch from Dyella sp. M7H15-1 includes:
- a CDS encoding DNA circularization N-terminal domain-containing protein encodes MSWWDELQQASFRGVPFGVLGGEGRFGRRVVSHAYPFRDVPYIEDLGRSTRRIMLAGFLIEDSLVYGGGSVIAQREQMIAAAETAGPGTLIHPSLGPLTVSIPDGGLGIIERWDEGRYFELNFTFIEAGMAHTSASTPTIATLMALGAEDRARVATACAAMAKAASRLDAATVASFPSTAQAVTVALSGAMSHPGDAVRLFELLGAYQPSTIVAGTGQTPSAQVIAEAATGALLRRAAIGALARAVAVYVPTSYDDAANVRAAVTACIDNEILVAGDAGDDGSYAALRALRQGVVSTLSAVGATRAPLQTVTFHAPLPALVLAQRLYQDASRADQLVSEADPIHPAFMPRKFRVLAS; translated from the coding sequence GTGAGTTGGTGGGATGAGTTGCAGCAGGCCTCGTTTCGCGGCGTGCCATTCGGCGTGCTTGGCGGTGAAGGTCGGTTTGGCCGCCGTGTGGTGTCACACGCATACCCGTTCCGCGATGTGCCCTATATCGAGGATCTTGGGCGGTCAACGCGACGGATCATGTTGGCCGGCTTTCTGATCGAAGACAGCTTGGTTTACGGCGGCGGGAGCGTGATCGCCCAGCGCGAGCAAATGATCGCTGCGGCAGAAACGGCTGGCCCTGGCACGCTGATCCACCCATCGCTCGGGCCACTCACGGTGAGCATTCCGGATGGTGGTCTGGGCATCATTGAGCGCTGGGACGAGGGTCGATACTTCGAATTGAACTTCACGTTCATCGAGGCGGGCATGGCTCATACCAGCGCTTCGACACCGACTATCGCGACGCTCATGGCTCTGGGTGCCGAGGACCGTGCAAGGGTTGCAACGGCTTGCGCCGCCATGGCCAAAGCGGCGTCGCGCCTCGACGCCGCAACGGTTGCCTCGTTTCCGTCTACGGCGCAGGCTGTCACCGTGGCGCTTTCTGGCGCCATGTCCCATCCGGGGGATGCGGTTCGACTCTTTGAATTGCTGGGTGCCTATCAGCCCAGCACGATCGTGGCCGGAACCGGGCAGACCCCATCAGCCCAGGTGATCGCTGAAGCGGCCACGGGTGCATTGCTGCGACGCGCAGCGATAGGCGCATTGGCGAGGGCCGTGGCGGTGTATGTCCCGACCTCGTACGACGATGCGGCAAACGTGCGGGCGGCTGTGACAGCGTGCATCGACAATGAAATTCTAGTAGCAGGTGACGCAGGCGACGACGGAAGCTATGCCGCATTGAGAGCGCTACGGCAGGGTGTGGTCAGTACGCTTTCTGCCGTCGGCGCCACGCGGGCGCCGCTGCAGACGGTTACCTTTCATGCTCCCTTGCCAGCGCTTGTTCTGGCTCAGCGTCTCTATCAGGACGCGTCACGAGCCGATCAGCTTGTCTCAGAGGCTGATCCGATACATCCGGCATTTATGCCAAGGAAGTTCCGAGTGCTCGCATCATAG
- a CDS encoding group II intron maturase-specific domain-containing protein, whose product MLLNILLTDGDRELERRGHAFCRYADDGNIYVRSEKAGQRVLASMTSFLEKRLKRRVNSAKSACARPSERKFLGYTLTHSGGRLRLRFAEESAARLRNRVREQLRQGRGRSLKRTIETLNPMLRGWANYFGLGESKQAWEELDGWIRRRLRGLIWRQAKTRRRRTELLRKGGLTEERAWHSARNGHGPWWNAGASHMNHAFPKAFFDRLGLVSLASTARYLQRLA is encoded by the coding sequence TTGTTATTGAACATCCTGCTCACGGATGGGGATCGCGAACTAGAGCGGCGAGGTCACGCGTTCTGCCGCTACGCGGACGACGGCAATATTTATGTCCGCAGCGAAAAGGCAGGACAGCGCGTACTGGCCAGCATGACATCGTTTCTTGAGAAACGGCTGAAACGGCGGGTTAACAGCGCCAAAAGCGCGTGCGCGCGGCCAAGTGAACGTAAGTTCCTTGGCTACACGCTGACGCACAGCGGAGGCCGGTTACGGTTACGCTTTGCCGAGGAAAGCGCAGCGCGTCTGCGCAACCGTGTGCGTGAGCAGTTGCGTCAGGGACGAGGTCGAAGTTTGAAGCGAACCATCGAAACCTTAAATCCGATGCTTCGTGGTTGGGCGAACTACTTCGGCCTCGGCGAGAGCAAGCAAGCGTGGGAGGAGCTGGACGGCTGGATACGGCGTCGGTTGCGTGGTTTGATCTGGCGACAAGCCAAGACGCGCCGACGACGCACGGAGTTGTTACGCAAAGGAGGCTTGACGGAAGAGCGGGCGTGGCACTCGGCCCGAAACGGGCATGGTCCGTGGTGGAACGCCGGAGCCAGTCATATGAACCACGCTTTTCCAAAAGCCTTCTTCGATAGGCTGGGCTTGGTCAGTTTGGCCAGCACGGCTCGCTATCTCCAGCGTCTGGCATGA
- a CDS encoding recombinase family protein, whose translation MVALYARVSSEQQNKRGTIESQLAALKERISADGAQIADDMCFVDAGVSGATLIRPQLERLRDCAALSTIDQLYILSPDRLARKYAHQALLMEEFTACGMQVVFLNHAIGASPEESLLLQMQGMIAEYERAKITERHRRGKLHGAKRGSVNVLSGAPYGYRYIILRTWGGLRSARRSRAITCRCACVPSVIVLTCQKNRIQQHVPTHKTGSRFRCQPSSARRCLNRRKNNSSRTASWHARGARVRRCVCCKD comes from the coding sequence ATGGTCGCGCTCTATGCGCGGGTATCCTCCGAGCAGCAAAACAAACGCGGCACCATTGAAAGCCAGCTGGCTGCACTGAAGGAGCGTATTTCAGCTGATGGCGCGCAGATCGCCGATGACATGTGTTTCGTTGACGCTGGCGTGAGTGGTGCGACGCTCATCAGGCCACAGCTAGAGCGACTCAGGGACTGTGCTGCGCTCAGCACGATCGACCAGCTCTACATCCTGTCACCGGACCGGCTGGCGCGCAAATATGCGCACCAGGCATTGCTGATGGAAGAGTTCACAGCTTGTGGCATGCAGGTCGTGTTCCTCAATCACGCCATCGGTGCGTCACCGGAAGAATCACTGCTACTGCAGATGCAGGGCATGATCGCGGAATACGAGCGGGCGAAGATCACCGAACGTCACCGCCGTGGCAAGCTTCACGGCGCAAAACGTGGCAGCGTCAATGTCCTGTCCGGGGCACCCTACGGCTACCGTTACATTATCCTGCGTACATGGGGCGGGCTGCGTTCGGCAAGACGAAGTCGTGCGATCACCTGCAGGTGCGCGTGCGTGCCCAGCGTCATAGTGCTGACGTGCCAAAAAAACCGCATTCAACAACACGTACCGACCCACAAGACTGGATCGAGATTCCGGTGCCAGCCATCATCAGCGCGGCGCTGTTTGAATCGGCGCAAGAACAACTCGTCGAGAACCGCAAGCTGGCACGCCAGAGGCGCGAGAGTGCGCCGCTGCGTCTGCTGCAAGGACTGA
- a CDS encoding reverse transcriptase domain-containing protein, protein MEIPKATGGTRKLGIPTVADRIAQTIVKLHIEPILERIFHPDSYGYRPGKSARQAIAVTRKRCWRYDWVVEFDIKAAFDQIDHALLLKAVRKHIKEDWMVLYIERWLHAPFEMSDGTQLVRDRGTPQRGVLTPRTMLHTFHSVARIIRILAGERSRLRINPEHNDDVVLVDFDALDQAQYDPALRFQVKRAKFLAKGTCKFLKPIDDQK, encoded by the coding sequence ATGGAGATTCCCAAGGCAACCGGGGGCACGCGCAAGCTGGGCATTCCGACGGTCGCCGACCGCATTGCGCAAACTATCGTCAAGCTTCACATCGAGCCGATTCTGGAGCGGATATTCCATCCTGATTCCTATGGATATCGGCCGGGAAAATCGGCAAGGCAGGCCATTGCTGTCACGCGAAAGCGCTGCTGGCGATATGACTGGGTGGTGGAATTTGACATCAAAGCGGCGTTCGATCAGATCGACCATGCGTTGCTTCTGAAGGCAGTGCGCAAGCACATCAAAGAGGACTGGATGGTGCTGTATATCGAACGGTGGCTACATGCGCCGTTCGAGATGAGCGACGGAACTCAGCTTGTGCGAGATCGCGGTACCCCGCAAAGGGGTGTGCTGACGCCTCGAACAATGTTGCATACTTTTCATTCCGTCGCCCGAATCATTCGAATCCTCGCTGGTGAGCGCTCCCGGCTGCGGATCAACCCTGAACACAACGACGATGTCGTCCTTGTGGATTTCGACGCGCTTGACCAGGCCCAATACGATCCTGCGCTTCGTTTCCAGGTCAAGCGTGCCAAGTTTCTTGCTAAGGGCACCTGCAAATTCCTCAAGCCGATTGATGACCAGAAATAG
- a CDS encoding alpha/beta fold hydrolase translates to MIQDVEFRFEGGRSGVLLIHGLTGTPTEMRLVGKGLNRAGFSVYGMQLAGHCGDVPDLLATGWKDWYASVVAAAERFRKEVDHLFVAGLSMGAVLALKLAADYPDWVRGVGVYGATFRYDGWAIPWYGRLSFLLPMIGRLGIGKSLMVHENEPYGLRDERLRAQISGLMLGGDSAAAGLPGNPWPSLAQMYDMAAVVRRELPRVCAPCFIAHATEDDVASLENAYLVARSVSGPVEMLLLEDSYHMITIDRERRTLSQHSADFFAHIAASCTLSARAVA, encoded by the coding sequence GTGATCCAAGATGTCGAGTTCCGCTTCGAAGGCGGCCGTTCCGGTGTCCTGCTTATTCATGGACTGACCGGCACCCCCACCGAGATGCGTCTGGTCGGCAAGGGTCTGAACCGCGCCGGTTTTAGCGTCTACGGCATGCAGCTCGCCGGGCATTGCGGCGATGTGCCGGACTTGCTCGCTACCGGCTGGAAAGACTGGTATGCCAGCGTGGTGGCCGCGGCAGAACGTTTCCGCAAGGAAGTCGATCACCTGTTCGTCGCTGGCCTGTCGATGGGTGCCGTGCTGGCACTGAAGCTGGCTGCAGATTACCCCGATTGGGTGCGCGGCGTGGGCGTCTACGGCGCCACCTTCCGCTATGACGGCTGGGCGATTCCATGGTACGGCCGACTCTCCTTCCTGTTGCCCATGATCGGTCGCCTGGGGATCGGCAAGAGCCTCATGGTGCATGAGAACGAACCTTATGGTTTGCGTGACGAACGCTTGCGTGCGCAGATCAGCGGCTTGATGCTGGGCGGCGACAGCGCCGCAGCAGGCTTGCCTGGCAACCCGTGGCCCTCGCTGGCGCAGATGTACGACATGGCCGCCGTCGTGCGCCGCGAACTGCCCAGGGTGTGCGCTCCCTGCTTTATCGCACATGCCACCGAAGACGATGTGGCCAGCCTGGAAAACGCGTATCTGGTCGCGCGTTCGGTGTCCGGCCCGGTGGAAATGCTGTTGCTCGAAGACAGCTACCACATGATCACCATCGACCGCGAACGCCGCACACTGAGCCAACACTCCGCGGATTTCTTCGCCCATATCGCCGCAAGCTGCACGCTCAGCGCGCGCGCTGTCGCCTGA
- a CDS encoding EamA family transporter has translation MSPLVATLWLVNVTLDTCGQLAFKAAASDPRAGDGVARWRYMASRPWIWLGILAYVTHLLSWIAFLSWVDLSQGVLLASINIVVIMIAGRFLFREKLTPLRVGGILLVSAGVAIVGMSG, from the coding sequence GTGTCGCCGCTCGTAGCCACCCTGTGGCTGGTCAATGTCACGCTCGATACCTGCGGCCAGCTTGCCTTCAAGGCGGCCGCCAGCGATCCGCGCGCCGGTGACGGCGTGGCGCGCTGGCGCTACATGGCGAGCCGTCCGTGGATCTGGCTGGGCATCCTGGCCTATGTCACGCATTTGCTGTCGTGGATCGCTTTCCTGTCGTGGGTGGATCTGTCGCAGGGCGTGCTGCTGGCATCGATCAACATCGTGGTGATCATGATCGCTGGCCGCTTCTTGTTCCGCGAAAAACTCACGCCACTGCGTGTAGGCGGCATTCTGCTGGTCAGTGCGGGCGTCGCCATCGTGGGAATGAGCGGATGA
- a CDS encoding EamA family transporter, protein MKTWRFYLAGFVLLLAFDTVVQLSFKLTGEHAFPPEANGAWVIRVFSHPWIYIALIGYVGNFFTWMSLLKHAPIGPAFAATHLDVVTVMLASAWLFHEALTPMRLLGASVIMLGILCLALAEKDAHPANDAPTEAKGALGGAADKSCAD, encoded by the coding sequence ATGAAGACCTGGCGTTTCTACCTGGCCGGCTTCGTCTTGTTGCTGGCGTTCGACACGGTGGTGCAACTCAGCTTCAAGCTGACCGGCGAGCATGCCTTTCCGCCCGAAGCGAATGGAGCGTGGGTGATACGCGTTTTTAGCCACCCCTGGATTTACATCGCACTGATTGGCTACGTCGGCAACTTCTTCACCTGGATGAGCTTGCTCAAGCATGCGCCGATCGGCCCCGCTTTCGCCGCCACGCACCTGGATGTGGTGACGGTGATGCTGGCTTCGGCCTGGCTGTTCCACGAAGCCTTGACGCCTATGCGTTTGCTGGGCGCCAGTGTGATCATGCTGGGCATCCTCTGCCTTGCTCTCGCCGAAAAAGATGCACACCCCGCGAATGACGCGCCCACCGAGGCCAAAGGCGCTCTGGGCGGCGCTGCGGACAAAAGCTGCGCGGACTGA
- a CDS encoding phosphopantetheine-binding protein, whose amino-acid sequence MNTQQEVFEIISKQAKIDIDTIKPESTLKDLGVASLDAIEVIFDIEEHFNINLPNEDTDFEAGTVGHLVEAVNRQLALKLGTL is encoded by the coding sequence ATGAATACGCAACAGGAAGTCTTCGAGATCATCAGCAAACAGGCGAAGATCGATATCGACACCATCAAACCCGAATCCACACTCAAGGATCTTGGCGTCGCTTCGCTGGATGCCATCGAGGTGATCTTCGATATCGAAGAACACTTCAACATCAATTTGCCCAATGAAGATACCGATTTTGAAGCAGGCACCGTCGGCCATCTGGTAGAAGCCGTGAATCGCCAGCTCGCACTGAAACTAGGGACCCTCTGA
- a CDS encoding beta-ketoacyl-[acyl-carrier-protein] synthase family protein — protein sequence MHRIVITGMGGICALGHHVADIWRGMTEGRSGIGPIRRVDANLLRNNASIAAEISDFEPRAFIDETRLPLLDPISQYALVAANEAIRQSGLSFRNERASRTAVVVGIGVAGEETREGLYKKLYGEKSDRFHPLGIVRIMSNAPPSQISMAHGITGPTFTVASACASTNHAISQAALMMRAGLVDAAIVGGAEACITLGLLRAWEAMRVLAPDTCRPFSIHRRGLVLGEGAAMFVLETLESAQARGATILAELAGVGMSADAGDIAAPSDVGAAAAMNAALQDAGMQSHEIDYINAHGTGTAANDCTETRAIHKVFGDHARRLAISSTKPMHGHALGASGALELIATIGALRYGIVAPTLNYLGPDPACDLDYVPHEARAMTVRAALSNSFAFGGLNAVVAVRQAP from the coding sequence ATGCACCGTATCGTGATAACCGGCATGGGCGGCATCTGCGCGCTCGGCCACCATGTTGCCGATATCTGGCGAGGCATGACCGAAGGCCGTAGCGGTATCGGTCCGATCCGGCGCGTCGATGCGAATCTGTTGCGCAATAACGCCTCCATCGCCGCGGAAATTTCCGACTTCGAGCCACGTGCTTTCATTGACGAGACACGCTTGCCGTTGCTCGATCCGATCAGCCAATACGCGTTGGTGGCAGCCAACGAAGCCATCCGCCAATCCGGTCTGAGCTTTCGCAATGAGCGCGCCTCGCGCACGGCGGTCGTCGTTGGCATTGGCGTGGCCGGCGAGGAAACCCGCGAAGGGCTTTACAAGAAGCTCTACGGCGAAAAATCCGACCGCTTTCACCCGCTCGGCATCGTGCGCATCATGAGCAATGCGCCCCCCAGCCAGATCAGCATGGCACATGGCATTACCGGCCCGACTTTCACGGTCGCCAGCGCGTGTGCCTCGACCAACCATGCCATCTCGCAAGCGGCGTTGATGATGCGTGCGGGCCTGGTCGATGCCGCCATCGTGGGTGGCGCGGAAGCCTGCATCACACTGGGTCTGTTGCGCGCGTGGGAAGCTATGCGTGTGCTTGCGCCGGATACGTGCCGCCCTTTCAGTATTCATCGCCGTGGCCTGGTGCTGGGTGAAGGTGCGGCCATGTTCGTGCTGGAAACACTGGAAAGCGCACAGGCGCGTGGTGCGACGATCCTCGCGGAGCTGGCCGGCGTCGGCATGAGCGCGGATGCCGGCGATATCGCCGCGCCATCGGATGTCGGTGCCGCCGCAGCGATGAATGCCGCGCTGCAGGATGCGGGCATGCAGTCTCATGAGATCGACTACATCAATGCGCATGGCACCGGCACGGCGGCGAACGATTGCACGGAAACTCGTGCCATCCATAAAGTTTTCGGCGATCACGCACGCCGCTTGGCTATCTCATCCACCAAGCCCATGCACGGTCATGCGCTCGGTGCAAGTGGCGCACTGGAATTGATTGCAACCATCGGCGCATTGCGCTACGGCATCGTGGCACCGACGCTCAATTATCTCGGCCCCGATCCAGCTTGCGACCTGGATTATGTGCCGCACGAGGCACGCGCGATGACTGTGCGTGCAGCCTTGAGCAATTCGTTTGCGTTCGGTGGGCTCAATGCCGTTGTAGCGGTGCGCCAAGCGCCGTAA
- a CDS encoding 8-oxo-dGTP diphosphatase — protein MPYTPIVATLGYVLSPDRRKVLMIHRNARPDDQHLGKYNGLGGKMEPIEDIAECMRREIREEAGIECETMHLRGTLNWPGFGKQGEDWLGFIFVIDTFSGEPLTENPEGTLEWVDIDRIMELPMWEGDRHFLPLVFDRDPRPFHGVMPYKDGRMQSWAFTRL, from the coding sequence ATGCCCTACACCCCCATTGTTGCCACGCTCGGCTACGTGCTTTCGCCGGATCGTCGCAAGGTGCTAATGATCCACCGCAATGCAAGGCCCGACGACCAGCATTTGGGTAAATACAATGGCCTTGGCGGCAAGATGGAGCCTATCGAGGATATAGCCGAGTGCATGCGCCGCGAGATTCGGGAGGAAGCCGGCATCGAATGCGAAACCATGCATCTGCGCGGCACGCTCAATTGGCCGGGTTTCGGCAAGCAGGGAGAAGACTGGCTGGGCTTTATTTTCGTCATTGACACTTTCAGCGGTGAGCCGTTGACGGAAAATCCGGAAGGCACCCTGGAATGGGTGGATATCGATCGCATCATGGAACTGCCGATGTGGGAGGGCGACCGCCACTTCCTGCCGCTGGTATTTGATCGCGACCCGCGGCCTTTCCATGGTGTGATGCCTTACAAGGATGGACGCATGCAGTCCTGGGCGTTCACGCGGCTATGA
- a CDS encoding phosphodiester glycosidase family protein, whose amino-acid sequence MESRTVNFQGQDFTVVRLDLHRESLSLHWKNPDNSQPFGDIQTLREWGAANGKRLMFAANAGIYDAAFSPLGLYVENGKTLVPLNLFRGNPAAGNFSIQPNGVFAIYQDGHAAVRTSTQFKTDGKPVDWATQSGPMLVIDGQINHQFVGDSNSNKWRSGVCAHGPYQVVFAVSESPVNFHTFASLFRDKLGCRDALYLDGTISQFYIDGTGYTGAPTFMVKPYAGIFAVFANQ is encoded by the coding sequence ATGGAAAGCCGTACCGTGAACTTCCAGGGACAGGATTTCACCGTGGTCCGCCTGGATTTGCATCGCGAATCACTCAGCTTGCACTGGAAGAACCCCGACAACAGCCAGCCCTTCGGCGATATCCAGACCTTGCGCGAATGGGGGGCAGCCAACGGCAAGCGGCTGATGTTCGCAGCCAATGCCGGCATCTACGACGCCGCGTTCTCCCCGCTGGGCCTGTATGTGGAAAACGGCAAGACCCTGGTGCCGTTGAACCTTTTCCGCGGCAATCCGGCGGCGGGCAATTTTTCGATCCAGCCCAATGGCGTGTTCGCTATCTACCAGGACGGCCATGCCGCGGTCCGCACCAGCACGCAGTTCAAGACCGACGGCAAGCCGGTGGACTGGGCGACCCAGTCCGGCCCGATGCTGGTCATTGACGGACAGATCAATCACCAGTTTGTCGGTGATTCCAACAGCAACAAATGGCGCAGCGGCGTATGCGCACATGGCCCCTATCAGGTAGTGTTCGCGGTAAGCGAATCGCCGGTCAACTTCCATACCTTTGCTTCGCTGTTCCGTGACAAACTCGGTTGCCGCGATGCACTTTACCTGGACGGCACCATCTCGCAGTTCTACATTGACGGCACCGGCTATACCGGCGCGCCCACTTTCATGGTCAAGCCCTATGCGGGCATCTTTGCGGTGTTTGCCAACCAATGA
- a CDS encoding penicillin acylase family protein → MKPRFRWFRAVLILIVLIVAAILMAGWWLLAGSRAQLDGKQSVVGLGHAVTIHRDALGTATMTGQSRDDIAYALGYVHAQERFFPMDLMRRMAAGELSELVGPVALDTDIGHRRQRLRAVAETAYAALPASEKHALDMYRDGVNAGLAHLRERPWEYLLLRTQPQPWRSEDTMLVIGAMYLDLNGDGRNRRKLQITQMHAVMPGSMVNFLLSPDPNWEAPLKGDVSPSPTIPGADVYDLRHLGAQTDASKLVYTAASAVDVGYPGSNSFAVAGNLTHSGSAMLANDMHLGLRVPDIWFRARLRYPDPTAPNGQRDVVGVTLPGTPALVVGSNGQIAWGFTNTYGDWMDWVRVLRDPHDTSRYKVPEGWARIEKHDEVIHIKGAPPHHLEVEDTRWGPILANDTDGTPLALSWIGNQPHGYNLAMMQLEHTTNVSAALDLAPTLGMPPQNLLVADSTGHIGWTVATNSIPLRSGFDPQAPADGSQPHTGWTGWATPSQYPRIENPTDGRLWTANNRAVGGDDLALLGNGGQDLGARAQQIRDDLHARADFGPGNMLDIQLDDHALFLTRWQQLLQQTLSGVSDPALDQLRQLTAAWRNEAAPDSVDYRLVHAFREEVHKRVLAPFAAQIRRRFPDFEWPGPGNQEAAVWVMIQQQPVNLLDPAYHDWHALLLQAAHNVADTLGQQPDGLAARTWGEVNHADIDHPLSRALPAFVGRMLNMPDDELHGDHNMPRVAAPGFGASERLDVAPGHEDEGILEMPGGQSDNPLSPFYGAGHEDWVNGRPTPLRPGNDQHTLTLEPASG, encoded by the coding sequence ATGAAACCTCGCTTCCGCTGGTTCCGTGCCGTACTGATCCTGATCGTGCTTATCGTGGCCGCCATTCTCATGGCAGGATGGTGGTTGCTGGCAGGCAGCCGGGCGCAGCTTGACGGTAAACAATCCGTGGTCGGATTAGGGCATGCCGTCACCATCCACCGCGATGCACTCGGCACGGCAACCATGACCGGCCAATCGCGTGATGACATTGCGTATGCGCTTGGCTACGTGCACGCGCAGGAGCGCTTCTTCCCGATGGACCTGATGCGCCGGATGGCTGCCGGCGAACTGTCCGAACTGGTGGGCCCCGTTGCACTGGATACCGACATCGGGCATCGTCGTCAGCGCCTGCGTGCGGTCGCCGAAACTGCCTATGCCGCGTTGCCGGCGAGCGAGAAGCATGCGCTCGACATGTATCGCGATGGCGTCAACGCGGGCCTCGCTCATCTGCGCGAAAGGCCATGGGAATACCTGCTGCTGCGTACCCAGCCGCAGCCCTGGCGCTCGGAAGACACGATGCTAGTCATCGGCGCGATGTATCTGGACCTCAACGGTGATGGCCGCAATAGGCGCAAACTGCAGATCACGCAGATGCATGCCGTCATGCCAGGTTCCATGGTGAATTTCCTGCTCTCCCCCGATCCGAATTGGGAAGCACCCCTGAAAGGCGACGTTTCACCCTCGCCCACCATCCCCGGCGCTGACGTCTATGATTTGCGGCATCTCGGTGCGCAGACCGACGCATCGAAATTGGTCTATACCGCTGCATCAGCCGTGGATGTCGGCTATCCGGGCAGCAACAGCTTTGCTGTCGCCGGCAATCTCACCCATTCGGGTTCGGCCATGCTGGCGAACGACATGCACCTGGGACTGCGCGTGCCAGACATCTGGTTCCGCGCACGCCTGCGCTATCCCGATCCCACCGCACCCAACGGTCAGCGCGATGTGGTCGGCGTAACGTTGCCAGGTACGCCGGCACTCGTGGTGGGATCGAACGGGCAGATCGCCTGGGGCTTCACCAACACCTACGGCGACTGGATGGATTGGGTACGCGTTTTGCGCGATCCACATGACACCAGCCGCTACAAAGTGCCGGAAGGCTGGGCACGTATCGAGAAACACGACGAAGTCATCCACATCAAAGGCGCTCCGCCCCATCACCTGGAAGTGGAAGACACACGCTGGGGGCCCATCCTGGCGAACGATACGGACGGCACGCCACTCGCCTTGTCGTGGATTGGCAATCAACCTCATGGCTATAACCTTGCCATGATGCAACTGGAGCACACCACCAACGTGTCAGCCGCGCTGGACCTTGCGCCAACCCTGGGCATGCCGCCGCAGAACCTGCTCGTTGCCGACAGCACCGGACACATCGGATGGACTGTCGCCACTAACAGTATTCCGTTGCGCAGCGGCTTTGATCCGCAAGCACCCGCCGATGGGTCGCAACCCCATACCGGCTGGACTGGCTGGGCCACGCCTTCACAATACCCCCGTATCGAAAATCCCACGGACGGGCGCTTGTGGACCGCCAACAATCGCGCGGTCGGCGGGGACGATCTCGCCTTGCTGGGCAATGGTGGCCAGGATTTGGGGGCACGTGCGCAGCAGATTCGCGATGACCTGCACGCACGTGCCGACTTTGGTCCCGGCAATATGCTCGATATCCAGCTCGATGATCACGCGCTGTTTCTTACCCGTTGGCAGCAACTCTTGCAGCAGACCTTGTCAGGTGTAAGTGATCCAGCGCTGGATCAACTGCGCCAGCTCACGGCTGCCTGGCGTAACGAAGCGGCACCGGACAGCGTGGATTACCGCCTCGTCCATGCCTTCCGCGAAGAAGTGCACAAGCGGGTGCTGGCACCGTTTGCGGCGCAGATCCGGCGGCGTTTCCCCGATTTCGAATGGCCGGGTCCCGGCAATCAGGAGGCTGCCGTGTGGGTGATGATCCAGCAACAACCCGTCAACCTGCTCGATCCCGCCTATCACGATTGGCATGCTTTGCTGCTGCAAGCCGCACACAACGTTGCCGACACACTTGGCCAGCAACCGGACGGACTGGCCGCACGCACCTGGGGCGAGGTGAATCACGCCGACATCGATCATCCGCTCTCGCGTGCCTTGCCTGCATTCGTTGGCCGAATGCTCAACATGCCGGATGACGAACTTCACGGCGATCACAACATGCCACGCGTCGCAGCACCTGGTTTTGGCGCATCCGAGCGCCTCGACGTCGCCCCCGGCCACGAAGACGAGGGCATTCTGGAAATGCCCGGCGGCCAAAGCGATAACCCGCTATCCCCGTTCTACGGCGCCGGTCACGAAGACTGGGTCAATGGACGGCCTACGCCGCTGCGGCCAGGAAACGATCAACATACCCTGACCCTGGAACCGGCATCGGGTTGA